Proteins encoded in a region of the Neodiprion virginianus isolate iyNeoVirg1 chromosome 2, iyNeoVirg1.1, whole genome shotgun sequence genome:
- the LOC124297403 gene encoding UDP-glycosyltransferase UGT5-like isoform X2: protein MSRQLVWQSVSLILFVTVWEFGNASRILAVFPSASVSHQVVFRGLTLALRERGHELVVVTPNPVRDPNLKNYTEIDVSYIYDPNIKLDLIELRRKMNWAEWICTVADGFHVVSEQIFDHSEFKKIYELGSGEKFDLLLMETLYFPAFLSLAKRFDVPIIGMTSLSLTLNLQYSIGNPILSTHQSIWDLQRNEMSDPPTFFERLRNFINVWKYIYYFNTEFMPAQHAIAEKYLGIEIPDLGEIERNLSLIFTNQQAPISYPRPNVPTVVEIGNFHVSKKSEPISKDLQKTLDESKQGFIYMSLGSNVKSTMLDKKSRSEFIAAFSKLPYTVIWKFEDEFLPGKPDNVIIIKWAPQQAILAHPNLKAFLYQGGLQSTEEAISHGVPVIGFPVMADQDMNVNKMVSLGAGKKLEITDVKRDDLIEAIQSVATDGR from the exons ATGTCGCGACAGTTGGTGTGGCAATCAGTATCACTGATTCTTTTCGTTACTGTATGGGAATTCGGAAATGCATCGCGAATACTCGCCGTATTTCCATCAGCCTCGGTCAGTCATCAGGTAGTTTTTCGTGGATTGACCCTGGCCCTTAGGGAACGGGGCCATGAGCTCGTTGTCGTGACGCCAAACCCGGTGAGGGACCCAAATCTGAAGAACTACACCGAAATAGACGTCAGCTACATCTACGATCCCAATATAAAGTTGGACCTGATAGAACTGCGGAGAAAAATGAACTGGGCTGAATGGATTTGTACAGTGGCAGACGGGTTTCACGTGGTTAGTGAACAAATCTTTGATCATTCTGAGTTCAAAAAGATCTACGAGTTAGGCAGCGGTGAAAAGTTTGACTTGCTGTTGATGGAGACACTTTATTTTCCAGCATTTCTATCACTTGCCAAACGGTTTGACGTTCCGATAATTG GAATGACGTCCCTTAGTCTGACCCTAAACTTGCAATACTCTATCGGAAACCCGATACTATCTACACATCAATCGATTTGGGACTTGCAGAGAAACGAAATGTCTGATCCGCCGACGTTTTTCGAGAGGCTGAGGAACTTTATTAATGTGTGGAAATACATTTACTATTTCAACACGGAATTTATGCCTGCGCAGCATGCCATTgcggaaaaatatttgggaaTCGAGATTCCGGATCTTGGCGAAATCGAGAGAAATCTCAGTTTAATTTTCACCAACCAACAGGCGCCGATTTCCTACCCCAGACCAAATGTACCCACTGTGGTTGAAATCGGTAACTTTCACGTCTCGAAGAAGAGCGAGCCTATCTCGAAG GATCTTCAGAAGACCCTCGACGAATCCAAACAAGGATTTATATACATGAGCCTTGGATCTAACGTGAAAAGCACCATGCTGGACAAGAAATCACGGTCCGAGTTTATTGCCGCATTTTCCAAACTTCCCTACACGGTAATTTGGAAGTTTGAGGACGAATTTCTACCCGGCAAACCGGACaacgtaataataatcaagTGGGCCCCGCAGCAGGCGATTCTAG CTCACCCAAACCTGAAAGCCTTCTTGTACCAAGGTGGACTTCAGAGCACGGAGGAAGCGATTTCTCACGGCGTCCCTGTGATCGGTTTCCCGGTGATGGCCGATCAGGACATGAATGTTAACAAAATGGTGTCTCTTGGTGCCGGAAAGAAGTTGGAAATCACTGACGTAAAGAGGGACGATTTGATTGAAGCAATACAATCCGTTGCGACGGACGGCAGGTGA
- the LOC124297403 gene encoding UDP-glycosyltransferase UGT5-like isoform X1 encodes MSRQLVWQSVSLILFVTVWEFGNASRILAVFPSASVSHQVVFRGLTLALRERGHELVVVTPNPVRDPNLKNYTEIDVSYIYDPNIKLDLIELRRKMNWAEWICTVADGFHVVSEQIFDHSEFKKIYELGSGEKFDLLLMETLYFPAFLSLAKRFDVPIIGMTSLSLTLNLQYSIGNPILSTHQSIWDLQRNEMSDPPTFFERLRNFINVWKYIYYFNTEFMPAQHAIAEKYLGIEIPDLGEIERNLSLIFTNQQAPISYPRPNVPTVVEIGNFHVSKKSEPISKDLQKTLDESKQGFIYMSLGSNVKSTMLDKKSRSEFIAAFSKLPYTVIWKFEDEFLPGKPDNVIIIKWAPQQAILAHPNLKAFLYQGGLQSTEEAISHGVPVIGFPVMADQDMNVNKMVSLGAGKKLEITDVKRDDLIEAIQSVATDGSYKQKMLNLRELLNDRPHDLLENAVWWTEHVIRHRGASHLHSSTADEPWYQRQDMDIIFVVTAVSLIASTLSLIIAYRLLSYSINAFSHQQLPVKKKKKM; translated from the exons ATGTCGCGACAGTTGGTGTGGCAATCAGTATCACTGATTCTTTTCGTTACTGTATGGGAATTCGGAAATGCATCGCGAATACTCGCCGTATTTCCATCAGCCTCGGTCAGTCATCAGGTAGTTTTTCGTGGATTGACCCTGGCCCTTAGGGAACGGGGCCATGAGCTCGTTGTCGTGACGCCAAACCCGGTGAGGGACCCAAATCTGAAGAACTACACCGAAATAGACGTCAGCTACATCTACGATCCCAATATAAAGTTGGACCTGATAGAACTGCGGAGAAAAATGAACTGGGCTGAATGGATTTGTACAGTGGCAGACGGGTTTCACGTGGTTAGTGAACAAATCTTTGATCATTCTGAGTTCAAAAAGATCTACGAGTTAGGCAGCGGTGAAAAGTTTGACTTGCTGTTGATGGAGACACTTTATTTTCCAGCATTTCTATCACTTGCCAAACGGTTTGACGTTCCGATAATTG GAATGACGTCCCTTAGTCTGACCCTAAACTTGCAATACTCTATCGGAAACCCGATACTATCTACACATCAATCGATTTGGGACTTGCAGAGAAACGAAATGTCTGATCCGCCGACGTTTTTCGAGAGGCTGAGGAACTTTATTAATGTGTGGAAATACATTTACTATTTCAACACGGAATTTATGCCTGCGCAGCATGCCATTgcggaaaaatatttgggaaTCGAGATTCCGGATCTTGGCGAAATCGAGAGAAATCTCAGTTTAATTTTCACCAACCAACAGGCGCCGATTTCCTACCCCAGACCAAATGTACCCACTGTGGTTGAAATCGGTAACTTTCACGTCTCGAAGAAGAGCGAGCCTATCTCGAAG GATCTTCAGAAGACCCTCGACGAATCCAAACAAGGATTTATATACATGAGCCTTGGATCTAACGTGAAAAGCACCATGCTGGACAAGAAATCACGGTCCGAGTTTATTGCCGCATTTTCCAAACTTCCCTACACGGTAATTTGGAAGTTTGAGGACGAATTTCTACCCGGCAAACCGGACaacgtaataataatcaagTGGGCCCCGCAGCAGGCGATTCTAG CTCACCCAAACCTGAAAGCCTTCTTGTACCAAGGTGGACTTCAGAGCACGGAGGAAGCGATTTCTCACGGCGTCCCTGTGATCGGTTTCCCGGTGATGGCCGATCAGGACATGAATGTTAACAAAATGGTGTCTCTTGGTGCCGGAAAGAAGTTGGAAATCACTGACGTAAAGAGGGACGATTTGATTGAAGCAATACAATCCGTTGCGACGGACGGCAG CTACAAGCAAAAGATGCTCAACTTGCGCGAACTGTTGAACGACAGGCCGCACGATTTATTGGAAAACGCAGTTTGGTGGACCGAACACGTGATTCGTCACAGAGGCGCCTCTCATCTGCACTCCAGCACCGCCGACGAGCCGTGGTACCAGCGTCAGGATATGGACATCATTTTTGTCGTCACCGCCGTATCTCTGATAGCGTCAACTTTGTCTCTGATCATTGCGTATCGTTTGTTGAGTTACAGTATTAACGCTTTCAGTCATCAACAATTaccggtgaaaaaaaagaagaagatgtAA
- the LOC124297404 gene encoding UDP-glycosyltransferase UGT5-like — translation MTGKIIALAALIFFMSILHRGNASRILCVFPSASVSHQVVFRGLTLALRERGHDLVVVTPNPVRDPNLKNYTEIDVSFLYKENYETDYIELRRNACWIDWFWNVTPILHLFCEKTFDHPEFKKIYAPDSGEEFDLMLTETLYWPAFLALGKRFDVPIIGMTSLGLALNLQYSVGNPILTSHQSNWDLAMKEVSDSPTLFERLKNFYDVWKFIYNYNTEFMPAQHAIAKKYLGNEIPELGEIERNLSLIFTNQQGPISYLRPNVPNVIEIGNFHVSKKIKPLSKDLQKTLDESKQGFIYMSLGSNVKSTMLDKKSRSEFIAAFSKLPYTVIWKFEAEFLPGKPDNVIIIKWAPQQAILAHPNLKAFVYQGGLQSTEEAISHGVPVIGFPVMADQDMNVNKMVSLGVGKKLEITDVKRDDLIEAIQSVATDGSYKQRMLNLRELLKDRPYDSLKNAVWWTEHVIRHRGVPHLHSSTADEPWYQRGDMDVIFLIAAVFVISVMTASAVLYQLLVYSMKIFGNQQLVNRKEKLK, via the exons ATGACGGGAAAAATCATCGCACTAGCCgcactgatttttttcatgtcgATTCTGCACCGCGGAAATGCCTCGCGAATACTTTGCGTATTTCCATCAGCCTCGGTAAGTCATCAGGTAGTTTTTCGCGGATTGACCCTGGCTCTTAGGGAACGGGGCCATGATCTCGTTGTCGTGACGCCAAACCCGGTGAGGGACCCGAATCTGAAGAACTACACCGAGATAGACGTCAGTTTTCTTTACAAGGAGAACTACGAAACGGATTATATAGAACTGCGACGAAACGCGTGTTGGATTGACTGGTTCTGGAATGTTACACCTATACTACATTTGTTCTGTGAAAAAACCTTCGACCATCCAGAATTCAAGAAGATTTACGCACCGGATAGCGGTGAAGAGTTCGATTTAATGCTGACGGAGACTCTTTATTGGCCGGCATTTTTGGCTCTCGGCAAACGATTCGACGTTCCGATCATTG GTATGACGTCTTTGGGTCTTGCTCTGAACCTTCAATACTCGGTTGGGAATCCGATACTAACTTCTCATCAATCGAACTGGGACCTTGCAATGAAGGAGGTGTCTGATTCGCCGACGCTTTTTGAGAGGCTGAAGAACTTCTACGACGTTTGGAAGTTCATTTACAATTACAACACGGAGTTCATGCCTGCGCAGCATGccattgcaaaaaaatatttgggaaaCGAGATCCCCGAACTTGGCGAAATCGAGAGGAACCTTAgtttaattttcaccaatCAACAGGGACCGATTTCGTATCTTAGACCGAATGTACCCAACGTTATTGAGATCGGTAACTTCCACGTGTCGAAGAAGATCAAGCCTCTGTCGAAG GATCTTCAGAAGACTCTCGACGAATCCAAACAAGGATTTATATACATGAGCCTTGGGTCGAACGTGAAAAGCACCATGCTGGACAAGAAATCACGGTCCGAGTTCATTGCCGCATTTTCCAAGCTTCCCTACACGGTAATCTGGAAGTTCGAGGCCGAATTTCTACCCGGCAAACCGGACaacgtaataataatcaagTGGGCCCCGCAGCAGGCGATTCTAG CTCACCCAAACCTGAAAGCCTTCGTGTACCAAGGAGGACTTCAGAGCACGGAGGAAGCGATTTCTCACGGCGTCCCTGTGATCGGTTTCCCGGTGATGGCTGATCAGGACATGAATGTTAACAAAATGGTGTCTCTTGGTGTCGGAAAGAAGCTGGAAATTACTGACGTAAAAAGGGACGATTTGATTGAAGCAATACAATCCGTTGCGACGGACGGCAG CTACAAGCAGAGGATGCTCAACTTGCGCGAACTGCTGAAAGACAGGCCGTACGATTCATTGAAGAATGCCGTTTGGTGGACCGAGCACGTGATTCGACACAGAGGCGTCCCTCATCTCCATTCTAGTACTGCCGACGAGCCGTGGTACCAGCGTGGCGATATGGATGTAATCTTTCTCATTGCTGCCGTGTTTGTAATATCTGTGATGACCGCTTCAGCTGTACTTTATCAGTTGTTAGTTTACAGTATGAAGATATTCGGTAATCAGCAGTTAGTAAACAGGAAAGAAAAACTCAAGTGa